In one window of Musa acuminata AAA Group cultivar baxijiao chromosome BXJ3-2, Cavendish_Baxijiao_AAA, whole genome shotgun sequence DNA:
- the LOC135630963 gene encoding coiled-coil domain-containing protein SCD2-like: MERLRAGSPVYTRQKSISSSTGVPSSPTTMSPAHPLHHHQNRHLRSGSAGVGTFRRAQNTAARAAAQRLARVMAHQHADDDDDNEDDDELSSGPPIDLLSTPRRSARSPSPAINRYLAEQTPVRPTSTGRSSVAAKPATMIPPIKSSSKPLGTTAPSDPLISSQRTETPKQLVTTAPSDPLISSQRSETPVSSRREKMMSVDLGNLTVREPSNARLSSALQDEIDVLQEENENIREKLRLAEEKYEEAEARARQLEKQVASLGDGVSTEAHLLSRKEAALQQREAALKAAAQTSYAKREISSLREEAKIARDEAASVSEQLQEAETEIRSLRTMAQKMILSQEQMEEVVLKRCWLARYWKLCIYYGIYADIAEPKYEFWSSFSPLPLEVVLSAGQKARDGNSSDKSDLEEKEKVSWNASDLAGEGNIDSMLVVEKGLRELSSLKVEEAVLLSMAQHRRASTKSAPSLSGEGQNPAEAFELSQEESEDVLFKQAWLAYFWRRVKDHDLEEDIADERLQFWIEQSNHSPTSHDAVEVERGLFELKKLGIELQLWEACHHRSEAPSDT; this comes from the exons ATGGAGCGGCTGAGGGCGGGGAGCCCGGTGTATACGCGTCAGAAGAGCATATCGAGCTCCACGGGGGTGCCGTCGTCGCCGACGACCATGTCCCCAGCCCACCCCCTCCACCACCACCAGAACCGCCACCTCCGCTCCGGGTCGGCCGGCGTCGGCACATTCCGCCGCGCCCAGAACACCGCCGCCCGCGCAGCCGCCCAGCGCCTCGCCCGCGTCATGGCCCACCAGCACGCCGACGACGATGATGACAACGAAGACGACGACGAACTTTCCTCCGGTCCCCCAATCGACCTGCTCTCCACGCCGCGCCGCTCTGCTCGCTCTCCATCGCCCGCG ATAAATCGCTACCTTGCTGAGCAAACACCTGTTCGTCCAACATCTACCGGTCGATCATCTGTGGCTGCAAAGCCAGCTACAATGATACCACCAATTAAATCATCGTCAAAACCACTTGGCACCACAGCGCCATCAGACCCTCTTATCAGCAGTCAAAGAACAGAGACTCCCAAACAACTCGTTACTACAGCACCATCAGACCCTCTCATTAGCAGTCAAAGATCAGAGACTCCCGTTTCCAGCCGAAGAGAGAAAAT GATGTCTGTTGACTTGGGTAATTTGACTGTGAGAGAACCCAGCAATGCACGATTATCTTCTGCTCTTCAAGATGAG ATTGATGTACTACAAGAAGAGAATGAAAATATTCGGGAAAAG CTTCGGCTTGCAGAAGAAAAATATGAAGAAGCAGAAGCAAGAGCTAGACAACTTGAGAAACAG GTAGCTTCTCTTGGTGATGGTGTGTCAACAGAAGCTCATCTCTTGAGCAG GAAAGAGGCAGCCTTGCAACAAAGAGAG GCTGCTCTGAAAGCTGCTGCACAAACTAGCTATGCTAAAAGAGAGATTTCATCTTTAAGAGAGGAAGCAAAG ATTGCTAGGGATGAGGCAGCCTCAGTATCTGAACAACTTCAGGAAGCAGAAACTGAAATTAGATCTCTTAGAACAATGGCACAGAAAATGATATTGTCGCAAGAACAAATG GAGGAAGTTGTCCTTAAGCGGTGTTGGCTTGCTCGATACTGGAAACTATGCATTTATTATG GCATATATGCTGATATTGCTGAACCGAAGTATGAattttggtcatccttctctccaCTTCCACTTGAAGTTGTCTTATCTGCTGGACAGAAGGCTAGGGATGGGAACTCCTCAG ATAAATCCGAtctagaagagaaagagaaggtgTCATGGAATGCAAGCGATCTAGCCGGAGAAGGAAATATTGACAGCATGCTCGTGGTTGAAAAAGGCCTGCGTGAACTAAGTTCACTGAAG GTAGAGGAAGCTGTCCTTCTTTCAATGGCTCAGCATCGACGTGCAAGCACCAAATCTG CTCCATCACTTTCAGGGGAAGGTCAAAATCCGGCAGAGGCATTTG AACTGAGTCAGGAGGAATCTGAAGATGTGCTCTTTAAGCAG GCTTGGTTGGCATATTTCTGGAGAAGGGTAAAAGATCATGATCTGGAAGAAGATATTGCAGATGAAAGGCTGCAATTTTGGATTGAGCAAAGCAATCACTCTCCTACATCACACGATGCAGTAGAAG TTGAGCGTGGGCTTTTTGAGCTGAAGAAGTTGGGAATTGAATTGCAATTGTGGGAAGCCTGTCATCACAGAAGTGAAGCTCCTTCAGATACTTGA